One window of Nocardia nova SH22a genomic DNA carries:
- the cobN gene encoding cobaltochelatase subunit CobN, with amino-acid sequence MILLLSTSDTDLLSARASGAGYRLGNPARLLVEDLPGLLADVDLIVVRILGGVRAWEEGLDALRASGIALVALGGEMAPDAELMECSTVPGGVAADAHNYLAAGGADNLRELHNFLSDTVLLTGHGFEPPVQLPSWGELERTRTAVTGNDSRIPDRVPTVAVLYYRAQHLAGNTAYVEALCVALEQAGARPLPLYCASLRNAEPELLDTLRGADALVVTVLAAGGTKPATASAGGDDEAWDIGALADLDVPILQGLCLTSGRAQWEDNDDGLSPLDVATQVAVPEFDGRIITVPFSFKEFDADGLSAYVPDPERAARVAGIAVRHARLRHLPADRRRIALMLSAYPTKHARIGNAVGLDTPASAIRLLTEMRTAGYDLGDPDQVPGLLERDGDTLIHALIAAGGQDPDWLSAEQLEGNPIRIGARQYADWFATLPEELRTAVIEAWGPPPGELFVDRSSDPDGEIVIAALRFGNIVLLVQPPRGFGENPVAIYHDPDLPPSHHYLAVYRWLSAPAETGGFGADAMVHLGKHGNLEWLPGKTLGMSAACGTDAALGDLPLIYPFLVNDPGEGTQAKRRAHATLVDHLIPPMARAETYGDIARLEQLLDEHANISALDPAKLPAIRQQIWTLMRAAKMDHDLGLDERPDEESFDDMLLHVDGWLCEIKDVQIRDGLHILGQAPAGAGELDLVLAMLRARQLWGGEFAVPGLREALGLDESGDEARMRVDAIEQRARQLLAELQAADWSPEVAGELVARYEPEVAHPDTLADVLRFAATEVVPRLRQTGVEIDRILHALDGGFIPAGPSGSPLRGLINVLPTGRNFYSVDPKAVPSRLAWETGQAMADSLLERYRADHGGYPRSVGLSVWGTSAMRTSGDDIAEVFALLGVRPVWDEASRRVTRLEVIDLAELGRPRVDVTVRISGFFRDAFPHVLALLDDAVRMVAGLDEPAESNYVRAHTDADLGEHGDHRRATTRIFGSKPGTYGAGLLQLIDSKSWRTDDDLAQVYTAWGGYAYGRDLDGAPAADDMRSAYRRIAVAAKNTDTREHDIADSDDYFQYHGGMVAAVRALTGKNPEAYIGDSTRPDAVRTRTLSEETTRVFRSRVVNPRWLEAMRRHGYKGAFEMAATVDYLFGYDATTNVVADWMYEKLSESYVFDEVNRKFMTESNPWALHGIAERLLEAAERKLWEAPQPETLDRLRQIYLETEGELE; translated from the coding sequence GTGATCCTGCTGCTGTCCACCTCCGACACCGATCTGCTGTCCGCACGGGCCAGCGGCGCCGGATACCGGCTGGGAAATCCGGCCCGGCTGCTGGTCGAGGACCTGCCCGGACTGCTGGCCGACGTCGATCTGATCGTGGTGCGTATCCTGGGCGGAGTCCGGGCGTGGGAAGAGGGCCTGGACGCGCTGCGGGCCAGCGGTATCGCTCTGGTGGCACTCGGCGGTGAGATGGCGCCCGACGCCGAGCTGATGGAGTGCTCCACCGTGCCCGGCGGCGTGGCCGCCGACGCGCACAACTATCTGGCCGCCGGTGGCGCGGACAACCTGCGCGAGCTGCACAACTTCCTGTCCGACACCGTCCTGCTGACCGGTCACGGCTTCGAGCCGCCGGTGCAGCTGCCCTCCTGGGGTGAGCTCGAGCGGACGCGAACGGCGGTGACCGGCAACGACTCTCGCATTCCGGACCGCGTCCCGACGGTCGCCGTGCTGTACTACCGCGCCCAGCACCTGGCCGGGAACACCGCCTACGTGGAGGCGCTGTGCGTGGCCCTGGAACAGGCCGGCGCCCGCCCGCTGCCGCTGTACTGCGCCTCGCTGCGCAATGCCGAACCCGAACTGCTCGACACCCTGCGCGGCGCCGACGCGCTGGTGGTGACGGTGCTGGCGGCGGGCGGCACGAAACCCGCGACCGCGTCGGCCGGTGGTGACGACGAGGCCTGGGACATCGGCGCGCTGGCCGATCTGGATGTGCCGATCCTGCAGGGCCTGTGCCTGACCAGCGGCCGGGCCCAGTGGGAGGACAACGACGACGGCCTGTCCCCACTGGATGTGGCCACGCAGGTCGCGGTGCCGGAGTTCGACGGGCGCATCATCACGGTGCCGTTCTCGTTCAAGGAATTCGACGCCGACGGACTGTCGGCCTATGTGCCCGATCCCGAACGGGCGGCCCGGGTCGCCGGGATCGCGGTGCGTCACGCCCGCCTGCGGCATCTGCCCGCCGACCGGCGCCGCATCGCGCTGATGCTGTCGGCCTACCCGACCAAACACGCCCGCATCGGCAACGCCGTGGGCCTGGACACCCCGGCCAGCGCCATCCGGCTGCTCACCGAGATGCGCACGGCCGGTTACGATCTCGGCGATCCGGACCAGGTGCCGGGCCTGCTCGAGCGCGACGGCGACACACTCATCCACGCGCTGATCGCCGCCGGTGGCCAGGACCCGGACTGGCTCAGTGCCGAACAGCTCGAGGGCAATCCGATCCGGATCGGCGCCCGGCAGTACGCGGACTGGTTCGCCACCCTGCCGGAGGAACTGCGCACCGCGGTGATCGAGGCGTGGGGGCCGCCGCCGGGTGAGCTGTTCGTCGACCGATCCAGCGATCCCGACGGTGAAATCGTCATCGCCGCACTGCGTTTCGGCAATATCGTGCTGCTGGTCCAGCCGCCGCGCGGATTCGGGGAGAACCCGGTCGCGATCTACCACGACCCGGACCTGCCGCCGAGCCACCACTATCTGGCCGTCTACCGCTGGCTGTCGGCGCCCGCCGAGACCGGCGGATTCGGCGCCGATGCGATGGTGCATCTGGGCAAGCACGGCAATCTGGAGTGGCTGCCGGGCAAGACCCTCGGCATGTCGGCGGCCTGCGGAACCGACGCCGCCCTCGGCGACCTGCCGCTGATCTACCCGTTCCTGGTCAACGATCCCGGCGAGGGCACCCAGGCCAAACGCCGTGCCCACGCCACCCTGGTCGATCACCTGATTCCGCCGATGGCCCGCGCGGAAACCTACGGCGACATCGCCCGCCTCGAGCAACTGCTCGACGAGCACGCCAATATCTCGGCCCTGGACCCGGCCAAGCTGCCCGCGATCCGCCAGCAGATCTGGACCCTGATGCGGGCCGCGAAAATGGACCACGACCTGGGCCTCGACGAGCGCCCCGACGAGGAATCCTTCGACGACATGCTCCTGCACGTCGACGGCTGGCTGTGCGAGATCAAGGACGTCCAGATCCGCGACGGACTGCACATCCTCGGACAGGCACCGGCCGGTGCGGGCGAACTGGACCTGGTGCTAGCGATGCTGCGTGCGCGTCAGCTGTGGGGCGGTGAGTTCGCGGTGCCCGGCCTGCGCGAGGCCCTGGGGCTGGACGAGTCCGGTGACGAGGCGCGGATGCGGGTCGACGCGATCGAACAGCGGGCCCGGCAGCTGCTCGCGGAACTGCAGGCCGCCGACTGGTCGCCGGAGGTGGCCGGGGAACTGGTGGCCCGGTACGAGCCCGAGGTAGCGCATCCGGACACCCTGGCCGACGTATTGCGTTTCGCCGCAACCGAAGTCGTGCCGCGGCTGCGGCAGACGGGCGTGGAGATCGACCGGATCCTGCACGCCCTCGACGGCGGTTTCATCCCGGCCGGTCCCAGCGGTTCGCCGCTGCGCGGGCTGATCAACGTGCTGCCCACCGGGCGGAATTTCTATTCGGTGGACCCCAAGGCGGTGCCGTCGCGGCTGGCCTGGGAAACCGGTCAGGCCATGGCCGATTCGCTGCTCGAGCGCTACCGGGCCGATCACGGCGGCTATCCGCGGTCGGTCGGCCTGTCGGTGTGGGGCACCTCCGCCATGCGCACCTCCGGTGACGATATCGCCGAGGTCTTCGCGCTGCTGGGCGTGCGCCCGGTATGGGACGAGGCCAGCAGGCGGGTGACCCGGCTCGAAGTGATCGACCTGGCGGAACTGGGCCGTCCGCGCGTCGACGTCACCGTCCGCATCTCCGGCTTCTTCCGCGACGCCTTCCCGCACGTGCTGGCACTGCTCGACGACGCGGTGCGGATGGTGGCCGGGCTGGACGAGCCCGCGGAGTCGAATTACGTTCGCGCGCACACCGATGCGGACCTCGGCGAGCACGGCGACCACCGGCGCGCCACCACCCGGATCTTCGGTTCCAAGCCGGGAACATACGGTGCCGGACTGCTGCAACTCATCGACTCCAAGAGCTGGCGCACCGACGACGATCTGGCCCAGGTGTACACCGCGTGGGGCGGTTACGCCTACGGCCGCGACCTCGACGGCGCCCCGGCCGCCGACGATATGCGTTCCGCGTACCGCCGCATCGCCGTCGCGGCCAAGAACACCGACACCCGCGAGCACGACATCGCCGATTCCGACGACTACTTCCAGTACCACGGCGGTATGGTCGCCGCGGTCCGGGCGCTGACCGGCAAGAATCCCGAGGCCTACATCGGTGACTCCACCCGGCCCGACGCCGTGCGCACCCGGACGCTGTCGGAGGAGACCACGCGGGTGTTCCGCTCGCGCGTGGTGAATCCGCGCTGGCTCGAGGCGATGCGCCGCCACGGGTACAAGGGCGCGTTCGAGATGGCGGCGACGGTGGACTATCTGTTCGGATACGACGCCACCACCAATGTGGTCGCCGACTGGATGTACGAAAAGCTGTCCGAGAGTTACGTTTTCGACGAGGTCAACCGCAAGTTCATGACCGAGTCGAATCCGTGGGCGCTGCACGGCATCGCCGAACGGCTGCTCGAGGCGGCCGAGCGCAAGCTGTGGGAGGCGCCGCAGCCGGAGACGCTGGACCGGCTGCGTCAGATCTACCTCGAAACCGAGGGCGAACTCGAATAG
- a CDS encoding PPOX class F420-dependent oxidoreductase translates to MDNPFGPAGTASYVLLTTYKKDGTAVATPVWAVLDDAKLYVWTETASWKVKRVRRNPDLTLQPCSMSGKPHGEIVRGTGVVLDEPGSDRVRSLIKRKYSLMGWLIVTGSVLRRGRKGTIGIEISAVAA, encoded by the coding sequence GTGGACAATCCTTTCGGTCCGGCGGGCACCGCCAGCTACGTTCTGCTCACCACCTACAAGAAGGACGGCACCGCGGTGGCGACCCCGGTGTGGGCGGTACTCGACGACGCCAAGCTGTACGTCTGGACCGAGACCGCGAGCTGGAAGGTCAAGCGGGTGCGGCGCAATCCGGACCTCACCCTGCAGCCGTGCAGCATGTCCGGAAAACCGCACGGCGAGATCGTGCGCGGCACCGGCGTGGTGCTCGACGAGCCGGGCAGCGACCGGGTCCGGAGCCTGATCAAGCGCAAGTACTCGCTGATGGGATGGCTCATCGTCACCGGTAGCGTGCTGCGGCGCGGCCGCAAGGGCACCATCGGGATCGAAATTTCGGCTGTCGCGGCCTGA
- the map gene encoding type I methionyl aminopeptidase, with amino-acid sequence MVELKTAAEIERMGVAGQFVAEVLAELREQAAIGVNLLDLELHVRERIRERGAVSCYWDYSPSFGRGPFRNTVCLSVNDAVLHGLPHDYPLRDGDVLTMDLAVEVDGWVADAAVTTIVGTADPEDLRLVAATEEALAAAVAAAVPGGRLGDVSAAVAAVAREHGYPVNTEFGGHGLGRTMHEDPHIPNDGRAGRGMRLVSGLTIAIEPWFARTTDRIVVDPDGWTIRSADGSRTAHSEHTVAITDDGPRILTHAG; translated from the coding sequence ATGGTCGAATTGAAAACCGCTGCCGAGATCGAGCGCATGGGGGTCGCCGGGCAGTTCGTCGCCGAGGTGCTCGCCGAACTCCGCGAACAGGCCGCGATCGGCGTGAATCTGCTCGATCTCGAACTCCATGTGCGCGAACGCATTCGCGAGCGGGGCGCGGTGTCGTGCTACTGGGACTACTCCCCCTCCTTCGGGCGTGGCCCCTTCCGCAACACCGTCTGCCTGTCGGTCAACGACGCGGTCCTGCACGGGCTCCCGCACGACTATCCGCTGCGCGACGGCGATGTGCTGACCATGGATCTCGCGGTCGAGGTCGACGGCTGGGTCGCCGACGCCGCGGTCACCACGATCGTCGGCACCGCCGATCCCGAGGATCTGCGACTCGTCGCCGCGACCGAGGAAGCCCTGGCAGCGGCGGTGGCGGCCGCGGTGCCGGGCGGTCGCCTCGGCGATGTGTCCGCGGCCGTCGCGGCGGTGGCTCGCGAGCACGGCTATCCGGTGAACACCGAATTCGGCGGTCACGGCCTGGGCCGGACCATGCACGAGGATCCGCACATCCCCAACGACGGGCGGGCCGGTCGCGGTATGCGGCTGGTGTCCGGGCTGACGATCGCGATCGAACCGTGGTTCGCCCGCACCACCGATCGCATCGTCGTCGATCCCGACGGCTGGACGATCCGTTCCGCGGACGGCTCCCGCACCGCCCATTCCGAGCACACCGTCGCGATCACCGACGACGGTCCCCGAATCCTCACGCACGCCGGATGA